CTTGACCTGGAGCTGCAGGAAGACCTTCTCTCCTAACAGGGGTTCAATCTCCCGGCGTGCCCGGGTGCCGATCTCCTTGAGCATGCGGCCCCCCCTGCCTATGATGATGCCCTTCTGGGAATCCCTCTCCACGTAGATGACCGCCTGGATGTCCACTATCTCCCCGTCCTCCCGCTTACCCATCTCCTCAACCACCACGGCCACGCTGTGAGGGACCTCCTCCCGCGTGAGCTGTAGGACCTTCTCCCGGATGAGCTCGGCCACTATGAAGGTCACCGGCTGGTCGGTGATCATATCATCAGGGTAATACTTGGGGCCCTCCGGCAGCAGCTCCACGATCTTCTCGATGAGAGCGTGGACGTTCTCGCCGGTCTTGGCGGAAAGGGGGATGACGTCCTCGAAATCCCCCAGGTTCTCCGCCACCGCCAGCTGGGCCTCCACCTGCTCGGGGCTCAACCTGTCTATCTTGTTGAGCACCGCCACCACCGGGGTCTCCAGGCCGGACAGCTCCCCGGCAATGAACAAGTCGCCCTTACCGATGGTCTGGGTCCCGTCCAGCATGAAGACCACCACGTCCACCTCGGAGAGGGTCTCCCTGACCGCCTTGTTCAACCTCTCCCCCAGGGCGTTCCGGGGCTTGTGCAGACCCGGGGTATCCACGAAGATTATCTGGGCGTCGTCCCGGGTGAGTATGCAGCGGATCTTGTTGCGCGTAGTCTGGGGCTTTTCGGAGATGATGGCCAGCTTGCGATGCATGAGGTTGTTGAGCAGCGTGGATTTTCCCACGTTGGGCCGGCCGATGATGCCCACGAACCCCGAGCGGTAAGCGCCTTGCGGACTTGAATCCTCGGACATGACCTCCTCCATCCTCGCCTTGACCTACCCGTATCCCGCGACCTCCTTGCTCCCGCGGGAGGAAATTCCCACCCTTCGAAAGAGATGGGATTTTTTGCCATACCTATATCTGGGAGAACCTCCGCATGTACACGTTGGTGAGCAGGCCAACGGCCGCCAGGTTGACGATGAGGCTCGATCCTCCGTAGGTGATGAAGGGCAGAGGGATACCGGTTATGGGCATGATCCCTATTGTCATGCCTATGTTCACGATGATCTGGAAGGCGAACATGGTCACGATGCCGAAGGCGATCATGGTCCCGTAGAAATCGCGAGCGTGGTTGGCGATGCGCACCCCCCTCCAGAGAAGGTAACAGAAGGCCGCGATGAGCAGCAAGGCCCCGATCAACCCCAGCTCCTCTCCCACCACGGCGAAGACGAAGTCGGTATGGTGGGCGGGGATGAACTTGAGGTTGGTCTGGGTGCCCTTGAAGAGCCCCTTTCCCACCAGCTGGCCCGATCCAATGGCTATCTTGGACTGCATGAGCTGGTAACCGGCCCCCTGGATGCTGCTCCCCTGCTTGAGGAAGGCCGTGAAGCGCTCCACCTGGTAGTCGTGGAAAAGGTGGAAGGCGAACCCCAGGGTGAACCCCAGGACCCCCAGGCCCACGAAACCCAGCCAGTAGCGCATGCGGCAGCCTACCAGGTAGAGCATGCCCAGCAGGATGGCCGCCAGCACCAGGGTGGTTCCCAGATCGGGCTGGAGGAAGACGAAGAACATGAAGGGGA
The genomic region above belongs to Actinomycetota bacterium and contains:
- the era gene encoding GTPase Era; the protein is MSEDSSPQGAYRSGFVGIIGRPNVGKSTLLNNLMHRKLAIISEKPQTTRNKIRCILTRDDAQIIFVDTPGLHKPRNALGERLNKAVRETLSEVDVVVFMLDGTQTIGKGDLFIAGELSGLETPVVAVLNKIDRLSPEQVEAQLAVAENLGDFEDVIPLSAKTGENVHALIEKIVELLPEGPKYYPDDMITDQPVTFIVAELIREKVLQLTREEVPHSVAVVVEEMGKREDGEIVDIQAVIYVERDSQKGIIIGRGGRMLKEIGTRARREIEPLLGEKVFLQLQVKVEKDWSKRPQLVRRMGY
- the rodA gene encoding rod shape-determining protein RodA; its protein translation is MPTRLGRVLAPKVTERRRTDEVARRLSGMPIRHVDWSLLAVTLFLVAFGMLVQYSATRGDNPDNPTYYVLRTALNFLVGLVVMGLMLSFDYRRLKVATPFIYGFFLLALLVVFLTEEAMGAQRWITLGPFSFQPSEYCKLVLILVLANYFSDNKADPESLRSFVVPTLWALPFMFFVFLQPDLGTTLVLAAILLGMLYLVGCRMRYWLGFVGLGVLGFTLGFAFHLFHDYQVERFTAFLKQGSSIQGAGYQLMQSKIAIGSGQLVGKGLFKGTQTNLKFIPAHHTDFVFAVVGEELGLIGALLLIAAFCYLLWRGVRIANHARDFYGTMIAFGIVTMFAFQIIVNIGMTIGIMPITGIPLPFITYGGSSLIVNLAAVGLLTNVYMRRFSQI